The sequence CCCGCTGTCGACCACCACCTGTTGCGTGGCGGCATCGTCTGCCAGCATGGTGATCAGCACGTCGGCATCGGCCAGCTGTTCCGGCCGTTCTGCCTGCTGCGCGCCGGCGCTCACCAGCGGCTGCGCCGCCTGCGGCGAGCGGTTCCATACCGTTAAGGTGAAGCCCGCCTGCAACAGGTTGGCCGCCATGGCGCTGCCCATCCCACCCAGTCCGGCAAATCCGATCTTCATCATGCGCTCCTTTTTCAGGTTGAAGGTTTTACCCTAGCGCGCCAGGGCAGGAACGCAAATGCCGGAGTGTAACGCCGTCTTACGCGCTATTGACGCGTTGCCGCTGCGGGTATACCTTGATGCCATGAATATATCGATGCACTCCACCCACAATCAGTCATGGTGGCGCCTCTTCTGAGGCGGCACGAGTATTCACATCTCTTATTAATGCCGCCGGTTTGGCGGCATTATTTTTTGTGGCGTTGATCCGGCGGTCCAAGGACTTCAGGAGCACTGTCATGAGCTACACCATTCTTACCGGCGATCGCGCCACCGGCCCACTGCATTTAGGCCACTTCGTCGGCTCGCTGCGCCAGCGCGTGGAACTGCAGCACCAGCATAACCAAACGGTGATGGTGGCGGATCTGCAAGGTCTGACCGACAACGGTAACAACCCGCAAAAAATCAGCGCCAACGTGCTCAACGTGGTGGCCGACTATCTGGCGGTGGGCATCGATCCGCATAAGACCACGATCTGCCTGCAGTCGGCGCTGCCGGCGTTGGCCGAGCTGACGATGTACTACCTTAATCTGGTCAGCGTGGCGCGGCTGGAGCGCAACCCGACGGTGAAAAACGAAATCGCCGAGAAGGATTTCGCCCGCAGTTTGCCGGCCGGTTTTTTGATCTATCCGGTCAGCCAGGCGGCGGACATCACCGCCTTTGGCGCCACCCACGTGCCGGTCGGTGAGGATCAGCTGCCGATGCTGGAGCAAACTAATGAGATCGTGCGGCGTTTCAACCACATCGTCGGCCAACCGATATTAACGGAGTGCCAGCCGCTGTTGAGCAACGTCGGGCGTCTGCCGGGGCTGGACGGGCAGGGCAAGATGTCGAAATCGCGCGGCAACGCCATCCAGCTTGGCGCCGGCGCCGACGAGGTGCACAAGGCGGTGATGAGCATGTTCACCGACCCCGGCCATCTCAACGTCAGCGATCCCGGCCGGGTGGAGGGCAACATGGTGTTCACCTACCTGGACGCCTTCTGCGAAGACGCCGCGCTGGTGGCGGATCTGAAGGCGCACTATCGGCGCGGCGGGTTGGGGGACGTGAAAATCAAACGGCTGCTGGAGGATTGCCTGCAGAGCCTGCTCGAGCCGATCCGCACCCGCCGCGCCGAATTCATCGCCGATAAAGGCGAGCTGACGCGCATCCTGCAGCACGGCACCCGCCGCGCGCATCAGGTCAGCCAGCAGACGCTGCAACAGGTCAAGACGGCGCTGGGGCTGGACTTCTTCACCCTGGCGTGAGGCGAACGCCGGGGCGGCACGCGTCACGCTCCGGCCATAAAACCATCATCCCACTGTCATAAACTTATCCGTTAATAGGTGCCCATAATGATTAGCCACTGAAACCAGAGAAATCATATGGCTCAGGCACTGTTAAAATTGGCACAGCACGACTTTCCAGGGCAGCACGCCGCCGCATCCCGCAAAGTATTGTCGGTAAAGGGACTCGGCAAGGCCTACAAAGCGCAGCAGCGCGTGCTGGATGACATCAATTTCGATCTGCACGCCGGCGAATTCGTGGCGGTGATCGGCCGCTCCGGCGCGGGCAAGTCCACGCTGCTGCACACCCTGAACGGCACCATTCCTTCCAGCTGCGGCGAGATGCTGCACTTCGAAGACGACGGCATCGCGCAGGATATCGCCCAGCTGGCCGGCCGCCAGATGCGCCAGTGGCGCGCGCGCTGCGGCATGATCTTCCAGGACTTCTGCCTGGTGCCGCGGCTGGACGTGATGACCAACGTGCTGCTGGGCCGTCTGAGCCACACTTCCACTCTGAAATCCTTCTTCAAACTGTTCGATGATACCGACCGCGCTCGCGCCATCGAGCTGTTGCAGTGGCTCAACATGCTGCCGCACGCGCTGCAGCGCGCCGAGCACCTCTCCGGCGGCCAGATGCAGCGCGTCGCCATCTGCCGCGCGCTGATGCAAAACCCGCAAATCCTGCTGGCCGATGAACCGGTGGCGTCGCTCGATCCGAAAAACACCCGCCGCATCATGGACGCGCTGCAGAAAATCAGCGAAGACGGCATCGCGGTGATGGTGAACCTGCACTCGGTCGAACTGGTGAAAGAGTATTGCTCGCGGGTGATCGGCATCGCCCACGGGAAGATCGTGTTTGACGGGCATCCTTCGCAACTGAACGAACGGATCCTGCACCAGCTGTATGGCGAAGAAGCCAATCAGATCCATTGAAGCACTTTTGACCTTTACCCTTTACACACAAGGCACACCTGATGAAAAAAGTATTGAGTCTGACCACCCTGATGGCCGGCGCGATGATGGTATTTAATGCTGCCGCAGCGGATGCGCCGAAAGAGCTGAACCTGGGCATTCTCGGCGGCCAGAACGCCACCCAGCAGATCGGCGATAACCAGTGCGTGAAGCAGTTCCTGGACAAAGAGCTGAACGTCGATACCAAGCTGCGCAACTCGTCCGACTATTCCGGCGTGATCCAGGGCCTGCTGGGCGGCAAGATTGACCTGGTGCTGAGCATGTCGCCGTCGTCGTTCGCTTCGGTCTACATCAAGGATCCGAAAGCGGTGGACATCGTCGGCATCGCGGTCGACGACGTCGACCAGTCGCGCGGCTACCACTCGGTGGTGGTGGTGAAGGCCGGCAGCCCGTACCAGAAACTGGAAGACCTGAAAGGCAAGGCCATCGGCTTCGCCGATCCGGATTCCACCTCCGGCTTCCTGATCCCGAACCAGGCGTTTAAAAAGCTGTTCGGCGGCACGGTCGACAACAAATACAACAACACCTTCTCCAGCGTCACCTTCTCCGGCGGCCACGAGCAGGACATTCTCGGCGTGTTGAACGGCCAGTTCGAAGGCGCGGTGACCTGGGCGTCGATGATCGGCGACTACAACACCGGCTACACCAGCGGCGCGTTCACCCGCATGATCCGCATGGATCACCCTGACCTGATGAAACAGATCCGCATCATCTGGCAGTCGCCGCTGATCCCGAACGGCCCGATCCTGGTGAGCAACTCGCTGCCGGCCGACTTCAAGGCCAAAGTGGTCACCGCGATCAAGAAGCTGGATAAAGACGATCACCAGTGCTTTATCAAAGCGATGGGCGGCAAACAGCACATCGGCGACACCACCCTGGCGGAATACCAGAACATCATCGATATGAAGCGCGAGCTGACCAAAGGCGACCGTTAATTCCCGGCTGCCTCGGCCGTCCGAATGAAGGGGTTCAGCGTGCTGAACCCCTTGTTCCATAAAGATGGAAGACCTCTTTTGAATACCGATTTCGCACACTATTACCAACGGATCCGCAGCAAGCAAAAGCGCGAAGCGCTGCTGTGGTCGCTCGGGCTGGTGGTGCTGTACCTGGGCGCCGGCAACCTCGCCGAGTTCAACCTGCACACCGTCTGGGTGTCTATTCCGCACTTCTTCGACTACCTGGCCGAAACCATTCCGACGCTGCATTGGCATTTACTGTTCGCCGACGGGCGCACCGAAGGCTCACTGGCCTACTGGGGTTACCGCCTGAATATCCAGCTGCCGCTGATCTGGGAGACCCTGCAGCTGGCGCTGGCGGCGACCATTTTCTCTGTGCTGGTGGCGACCGTGCTGGCGTTTCTGGCGGCCGGCAACACCTATACCCCGGCCTCGGTGCGGCTGGCGATCCGCACGCTGGTGGCGTTTTTGCGCACCATGCCGGAGCTGGCGTGGGCGGTGATGTTCGTGATGGCGTTCGGCATCGGCGCCATTCCCGGCTTCCTGGCACTGGCGCTGCACACCATCGGCAGCCTGACCAAGCTGTTCTACGAATCGATCGAAACCGCCTCCAACAAACCGGTGCGCGGGCTGGCGGCCTGCGGCGCCACGCCGCTGCAGCGCATGCGCTTCGGCCTGTGGCCGCAGGTGAAGCCGGTGTTTCTCTCCTACAGCTTCATGCGGCTGGAGATCAACTTCCGTCAGTCGACCATTTTGGGGCTGGTGGGCGCGGGCGGCATCGGCCAGGAGCTGATGACCAACATTAAACTCGACCGCTACGATCAGGTCAGCATGACGCTGCTGTTGATCATCGTGGTGGTTTCCGTGCTCGACTACGTGTCGGGCGAGCTGCGTAAGCGCGTGGTGGAGGGGGCAAAATGATAGCGGGCACTCCGGCGTCGGCGGAAACGCTGCGCCAGTTGAAACAACAGCATCCGGCGATCTTCGCGCAGCAGGGGCGCTACCTGCGCACCGTCGGCCTGATCGCGCTGGCGATCGTGCTGTACTATGTGTTCTTCTTCCTGGTCTTCGGCATTACCTGGCCGCAGTTTATCAACGGCTGCCAGCAGCTGGGGCGCTATTTCCTGCGCATGTTCGTCTGGCACGACTTCGTCAACTGGCCGTTCATGTACTACTTCCAGCAGATCGGCATCACCATCGCCATCGTGTTCGCCGGCACCATCACCGCGTCGCTGATCGCGCTGCCGCTGTCGTTCTTCGCCGCGCGCAACGTGATGTCGACGCCGCTGCTGCGGCCGATCTCCGTGCTGGTGCGCCGCTTGCTGGACGTGCTGCGCGGTATCGACATGGCGATCTGGGGGCTGATCTTCGTGCGCGCTGTCGGCATGGGGCCGCTGGCCGGGGTGTTGGCGATCGTGATGCAGGACGTCGGGCTGCTGGGCAAACTGTACGCCGAAGGGCACGAGGCGGTGGACAAGTCCCCCAGCCGCGGCCTGACGGCGGTGGGCGCCAACGGGTTGCAGAAGCACCGCTACGGCATCTTCACCCAATCGTTCCCCACCTTCCTGGCGCTCAGCCTGTACCAGATCGAGTCTAACACCCGGTCTGCGGCGGTGCTGGGCTTCGTCGGCGCCGGCGGCATCGGCCTGGTGTACGCGGAAAACATGCGGCTGTGGAACTGGGACGTGGTGATGTTCATCACCCTGATTCTGGTGGTGGTGGTGATGATCATGGATAAGGTCTCGTCGATGCTGCGCAACAAGTACATCATCGGCGAAGACATCCCGCTGTATCAGCAAAAAAGCCAAATCGATTGAGAAACCCCTTGCCGATCCCTATACTGCCGCACATTCAAGGTGTGTGGCAGTCATTTCGTTTCGCAATGTGCGCACGTCCCCGTTAGACAAGTAAAGGCAATGCAATCCCATGATGAACAACGACGTGCTGCGCAGCGTGCGCTATATGCTGAGCATTAACAACGCCAAAATGGTCGAGATTATCAAACTGGACGATTTCGAGGTGGCGGTGTCGGCGATGGACGCTTACGTGATCAAAGAAGGCGAGCCGGGCTACGAGAAGTGCCCGGACGAAGTGATGGCGCACTTCCTCAACGGCCTGGTGTTCTTCAAGCGCGGCAAGGACGACAAGTTCCCGGCGCCGGCGGTTGAGCTGCCGATCACCAATAACCTGGTGCTGAAAAAGCTGCGCGTGGCGTTCGAGCTGAAAGACACCGACATGCACCAGATCTTCACCGCGGTGGACTTCCGCATCTCCAAGCCGGAGCTGAGCGCGCTGTTCCGCAAAGAAGGCACCAAGAACTACCGCCCATGTGGCGATCAGATGCTGCGCTACTTCCTCAAAGGGTTGGCGCAGCGCGTTCGCGGCGAGTAACGCGCAGCGTTCACTGAGCCTCAGGCGCAATCGCAAGATTGCGCCTTTTTTATTGCCGCTCTCCCGCCCGCCGTTGTTGTACAGGCCCTCAGCCATCCGCCATCGATGGTGGGCGGGCCGCCCCCCGGTTACTTTCTCATGGTCAATTCAATCACCCAAACCATGAGGAAAGCAGGATGCCAACCATCACGAAAACCCAATCACTTTACACGTTGACCCGGCCGGTCTGGCTGGATGTGGCAGGCATGAGCAAAGGTATCGATCACGATCGCCAGCACCTGGGCATCATTCTCGCCGCTGGGCAGGTGCTGCGAGTGCGGCAGACCAACGCGGCGTTTACCGGCAAGCTCACGCTGCGCTTGCTGAATGACGACAGCAAAACGGAGGCTGAATTCAGCGTCGGCGCGAGCTGGGTCGAGGCCCAGGTCAATGCCGTCTCGGTGCCGTTTATCGATACGCCGTACGGGCAGGGCGAACCGGCGCTGGAGTTCGAGTATCCGGACACGGCGAAAGCGCTGCCGGTTTATCGCCGCGGTGAAAACGAAGCCGCATTCTTCGCCCGCTGGGACGATCGGGACGCCGAGTTTGCGCTGGTCGATGCGGAATACGCGGTATTGCTGGTGCCGAAAATCAGTAAACCGGCGCTGAAGTCGCTGGGCGAAGCGAAAAACATCGACGGACTGATCGCCTACTATGACCGCATTTTCACCTTCTACAATGCGCTGACTGGCGTCTCGTTCGAGGCTGAACACGAATCCGATCGCAATATTCGCAACCGCTATTTTATGAAGGCCGATAAACACGGCGCCGGCGCCGCGTATTACGGCGGGCGCTGGACGGCGGAAACCAGCAACTCGGTCAGCAGCTTCTGGCTGACGCCGAAAGACAGCAACTGGGGTAGCCTGCATGAGATCGCGCACGGCTATCAGGGGCACTTTATGGGCGACAAATATTTCTCCACCGGTGAGATGTGGAACAATATTTACGCCGCTTGCTATCAGGACGTGATGCTGGGAGAGCGCAAATACCAGGAAGGGTGGCTGTATAACTACGGCAACGCGGCCGGCGTCGAGAAGAAAATCGTCGATCTGATCGCTCAGGGCACGCCGCTCAACCAGTGGGATCTGCGCTCCAAGCTGTTCTTCGCGATGCTGATGGTCGACAAGGCAGGCAAGAACGCCTTCACGCACTTTAACCAGCAGTATCGCCAAAGCTGCAATACGCCGGGCTTCGTGCCGTCCGAACATGCCTTGCTGGATCTGCTGTCGGCAAGCTTCGCCGCGGCCGGCGAGCAAATCGACGTGACGCCGTTCGTCGAGTTGACCGGCGGCGTGATCACCCAAGCGCAGCGCGATCTCAACGCGTTCAGCCACGCCAAGGCGGTGTACCCGCTCTATCAACTGGTGGATGCGCAGAGTTTGCCGGCGGTGCAGGCACAGCTGAAGCTGGATTCCTCCCTGCGGCTGGTCGATTCCTGTCAGCTCAAGGCGAGCGGCCTGAAAGGCGATGTCGCCCTGAGTCTGGATATCGATGACTTTGCGCAGATCTACGGTGCGGATCTGGTGCTGATGGAAGGGGCGCGCTATGCCTACAAGGTTCGTATCGACGCGCCGACCCTGGCCCTGAATGCGTTGCCGATCGGCGTGTACACCCTGCGTTTACCGACCGGCAAGGATCGCAAATATCGGCCGACGGCGGGTTACCTGACGGTGAAGCAGGGGAAAAACGCGGTAACGCTTCGCTTCGAACGCAAAGCCGCTTCGCCGATCGTTTCACAGGAGATCGCTCTGTTGGGCCTGAGCGATGCGGTCTTCGCCACCGTGGTCGTCGATCGCGCCAAGGGCGCAGTGGTGGTTGACGTGACCAGTACCACGCCGCATTCCTACTTCCCCGGTGAAACCTATGCCCGGGTGACGCTGCGCGATCGGCAGGGCGCGGTGCGCTTCACTAAGGAGATTCAGGGCACTCAGGCTACGTTGAGTCACGACGAACTGCCGTTTGCCGAGGGTGATGACATCGAGATTTACCATGTGGAGCCGAGCCGGGTGCGCTTGAATCCGGCGGCGGCCGGCGTCATCGACAACAAAAACAAAACCAACGTGCTGCGTATCGAAAAAAGCGGGCTGAAAAATCCGGCGTTGCCCGGCGATCCCGAACAAGCGCTGCTGGCGCGCCTGGAACAGGCGGCGCAGCGTTTGCGCCGCCTGCTGCCGGCCTACTACGCGCCGTCGTCGTCGTTCAAGGACGATATTTATCTGGCGATCGGCGCCTTCGCCGAGCCGCAGCGCGAGTCGCTGTTGGCGACCTATCGGGATTGCCTGCCCGCCGACAATACGCCGCCGGACGCTAACGTCGGCAATGCGTTTACCGTGGTTTGCAAAGGGATCGGCGATCGCCAGTTTCTGACCGGCGCCGTCGATCTGGTGAAGAAAACCGTGACCGTGACGCTGTCGGCGGGGATTGCTCACCACTACTTTGCCGATAGCTACGCCTTCCTCAGCGTGACGGATGCGGACGGTAACACCTTGCTCAGCTACGACGTCATCGGCAGCCAAAATCAGCCGGCTAAAACCTGGGTGCTGCCGCTGTCGGGTTATGGCGGTGAGGTGATCCATCTGCGGCATGAAGAGCCGGACAACCGTCTGGCGATCGTCAACGAGATGCAGCACGTGCGGTTGGCGGAGAAGGGCAAGCAACAGACCTACTGCATTACCTCGATCGGTTTGAAACGTATCAACGACTGATCCACATCCCCCTCCCGGGGCGGCGAGCGTCGTCGCCCCGGTTTTCCTCTGCATCATCCCCTTATTGCACTCTTTTTGTTCTGCCGCTGCGCGCCGCTGGTGCAGCCCATTCGCCGCCGTCGTCATAAGTTTTAATTATAATTTATTGAAATCATGAGATTAAAAATTGGCACGCCGGTTGCTCTGTTGAATCCCATCTTGTGTACCAGATGGAATTCAGCCGATGAGCGACCCTGTTGAAACGTGCGGTTTTACCCTCAGTGAATGGCAGCACCATTATCAAACCCGTCCGGCGGGCGAGCGCCTCGCCTGCGTCAGCGCCACGATCGAAGCGCTGGTCGCCGATTTGGATTCAGACGACAACGCCTGGCTGTATCTCGCCACCCCGGCGCAGCGCGAGCGGCAGTATCGGCAACTGGCACAGAGGCTCGAAGCAGTCGCCGGCGATCTCAGCCGCCTGCCGCTGTTCGGCGTGCCGTTCGCCATCAAAGACAATATCGACGTCGGCGGCTGGCCGACCAGCGCCGCCTGCCCGGCGTTCACCTATCAGGCCGCGGCGGACGCCACCGTGGTCGCCAACCTGCGCGCCGCCGGGGCGATCGCCCTCGGTAAAACCAACCTCGACCAGTTCGCTACCGGGTTGGTGGGCACCCGCTCACCCTATGGCGCAGTGGTCAACAGCTTCGACAGCCGCTACGTCAGCGGCGGCTCCAGCTCCGGCTCCGCCTCGGTGGTGGCGCGCGGCCTGGTGCCGTTCGCGCTGGGCACCGACACCGCCGGTTCGGGCCGCGTGCCCGCCGGGTTCAATAACATCGTCGGGCTGAAGCCGACCAAAGGGCGGTTGTCCAACCGCGGCGTGGTGCCGGCCTGCCGGTTGAACGATACGGTATCGGTCTTCGCGCTGACGGTGGCCGATGCCGCGCAGATGGCGGAACTGGCGAGCGGCTTTGACGAAGCAGATCCGTATTCCCGCCCCGATCCGCATACCGCGCCGGCGGATATCCCCGCCGCGCCGCGTTTTGCCGTTCCCGCCCAGCTGGAGTTTTTCGGTGACGTGCAGGCCGAGCGGGCGTTTCACCGCGCGCTGGCGCAGCTGCAGGCGGGCGGCGCCACGTTGGAACCCCTCGATTTCGCGCCGTTTCGCACCCTGGCGGAGCAGCTGTATTACGGCCCCTGGGTGGCGGAGCGCACCGTGGCGATTGAGCAGATGCTGGAAGCGAACCCGCAGGCTATCGATCCGGTGGTGCGCGGCATCGTCGGCAACGGCCTGGGCTACAGCGCCTGCGACGCCTACAAGGCGGAATACCTGCGCGCCGAGCTGGCGCGGCAGATCGCCCAGCGGCTGGCGCCGTTCGACGCGCTGGTGGTGCCGACCGCGCCCACTATTCGCACCCTGGCGGAGATGGCGCAGGAGCCGGTGCTGTTCAATTCGCAGTTTGGCACTTACACCAATTTCACCAACCTGGCCGATCTGAGCGCACTGGCGCTGCCGGGGCCGCTGCGCGAAGACGGGCTGCCGGCGGGCATCACCCTGATTGCGCCCGCCTGGCATGACCGGGCGCTGGCGGCGTTTGGCCTGCGCTGGCAACGGCAAAGCGCCTTACCGCTCGGGGCTACCGGCCGGGCATTGCCGCCGCAGCCCACACCGGCCCCGTCTGCGGGACATGTGCGTCTGGCGGTAGTGGGCGCTCACCTCAGCGGTATGCCGCTCAACGTCCAGCTGACGCAGCGCGACGCGGTGCGGGTGGAGCAAACCGTCACCGCCCCCTGTTACCGCCTCTACGCGCTGGCTGATACCGAGCCGCCGAAGCCGGGGCTGGCGCGCGTGGCGCAGGGAGCGGCGATCCGTCTTGAGCTATGGGACATCCCGCTGGCCCGTTTCGGCGAGTTTGTGGCGGAAATTCCGGCGCCCTTGGGTATCGGCACGCTGCTGCTGGCGGACGGCCGGCGGGTGAAGGGGTTTATCTGCGAAGCCTGGGCGCTGGAAGGCGCCACGGATATTACCGAGTTTGGCGGCTGGCGCGACTATCTCGCCGGCGTTAAGGGGGCATGAACATGTTTACTACCGTACTGATCGCTAACCGCGGCGAAATCGCCTGCCGCGCCATTCGCACCCTGAAACGCCTGGGCGTCACCAGCGTGGCGGTTTATTCCGACGCCGACCGCAATGCGCCGCACGTCACCGAAGCCGACAGGGCGGTGGCGCTCGGCGGCGACAAGGCCGCCGACAGCTACCTGAGCATCGACAAGATCCTTGCGGCGGCGGCAGCCACCGGCGCGCAGGCGATCTACCCCGGCTACGGCTTTTTGTCCGAGAGCGCCGAGTTTGCCGACGCCTGCGAGGCGGCGGGCATCGCCTTTATCGGCCCGACGGCGGCGCAGATGCGCGAGTTCGGTCTCAAGCACCGGGCGCGCGAGCTGGCGGCGTTGGCCGGGGTGCCGATGACGCCGGGCACCGGCTTGCTGGAGAGCGTGGAGCAGGCGGTTGCCGCCGCCGCGCGCATCGGCTACCCGGTGATGCTGAAAAGCACCGCCGGCGGCGGCGGCATCGGCCTGACGCGCTGTGACGACGAGGCGGCGCTGCGCGAGGCTTACGACAGCGTCAAACGGCTGGGAGAGCAGTTCTTCCGCGACGCCGGCGCCTTTATCGAACGCTTCGTCGATCGGGCGCGTCACGTCGAGGTGCAGATTTTCGGCGACGGCCAGGGGCGGGTGGCGGCGCTCGGCGAGCGCGACTGCTCGCTGCAGCGCCGCAACCAAAAAGTGGTGGAGGAAACCCCGGCGCCACACCTGCCGGCGGCGACCCGCCAGGCGCTGCAGCGGGCGGCGGTGGCGCTGGGCGAGTCGGTGAACTATCGCAGCGCCGGCACCGTGGAATTTATTTACGACGCCGCGCGTGACGAGTTTTACTTCCTCGAAGTGAACACCCGCTTACAGGTCGAGCACCCGGTCACCGAGATGGTCACTGGCCTGGATCTGATCGCATGCATGCTGCAGGTGGCGGCGGGCGATGCGCTGGATTGGGCGGCGTTGCAACGCGCGCCGCAGGGCGCGGCGATCGAAGTGCGCCTCTATGCCGAAGATCCGCTGAAGAACTTCCAGCCCAGCCCCGGCGTGCTGACCGAGGTGCATTTCCCCGCCGACGTGCGCCTCGACGGTTGGGTGGCGACCGGCAGCGAAGTCTCGGCGTTTTACGACCCGATGATCGCCAAGCTGATCGTACACGGCGCTGACCGCGCGCAGGCGCTGGAAAAACTGCGCGTGGCGCTGGCGGCGACCCGTTTGCACGGCATCGCCACCAACCTCGATTATCTGCGGCAGGTGATCGCCACGCCGCAATTTCAGCGCGGCGACGTTTGGACGCGCCTGCTGGACGATTTGCATTACCAGCCGCACTGCCTCGAAGTGCTGCAACCCGGCACCTACAGCAGCGTGCAGGACTATCCCGGCCGCCTCGGCTATTGGGACATCGGCGTGCCGCCGTCCGGCCCGATGGACGACTTCGCGTTCCGGCTGGCCAACCGCATCGTCGGCAACCACCCGGCGGCCGCCGGGCTGGAGTTCACCCTGCAGGGGCCGACGCTGCGCTTTCACTGCGACGCCACCATCGCGCTGACGGGTGCCAGCTGCCCGGCCGATCTGGACGGCGAAGCGGTCGCCTACTGGCGCCCGATCGCGGTGCGGGCCGGGCAGGTGCTGACGCTGGGGCGCGCCACGCACGGTTGCCGCACCTATCTGGCGGTACGCAACGGCTTCGACGTGCCGGTGTATCTCGGCAGCCGTTCCACCTTCGCGCTCGGCCAGTTCGGCGGCCACGCCGGGCGCACCTTGCGCGTGGCGGACATGCTGGCGATCGCTCAACCGGAATTGGCCGCCAGCACCACGCCGGCGCCGATCGCCGCGCCGCAGGCGATGGACGACAGCCTGATCCCGCACTACGGCGACCAGTGGCACATCGGCGTGCTGTACGGGCCGCACGGCGCGCCGGACTTTTTCACCGCCGAATCGATAGACGCCTTCTTCGCCACCGACTGGCAGGTGCATTACAACTCCAATCGCCTCGGCGTGCGCCTGTCGGGTCCGAAGCCCGAGTGGGCGAGAGAGGACGGCGGCGAAGCCGGTTTGCATCCTTCCAATGTGCACGACTGCGAGTACGCCATCGGCGCGATCAATTTCACCGGCGACTTCCCGGTGATCCTGACCCGCGACGGGCCGAGCCTCGGCGGCTTCGTCTGCCCGGTGACCATCGCCAAGGCCGAGCTGTGGAAAGTGGGGCAGGTGAAGCCGGGC comes from Serratia sarumanii and encodes:
- the atzF gene encoding allophanate hydrolase; its protein translation is MSDPVETCGFTLSEWQHHYQTRPAGERLACVSATIEALVADLDSDDNAWLYLATPAQRERQYRQLAQRLEAVAGDLSRLPLFGVPFAIKDNIDVGGWPTSAACPAFTYQAAADATVVANLRAAGAIALGKTNLDQFATGLVGTRSPYGAVVNSFDSRYVSGGSSSGSASVVARGLVPFALGTDTAGSGRVPAGFNNIVGLKPTKGRLSNRGVVPACRLNDTVSVFALTVADAAQMAELASGFDEADPYSRPDPHTAPADIPAAPRFAVPAQLEFFGDVQAERAFHRALAQLQAGGATLEPLDFAPFRTLAEQLYYGPWVAERTVAIEQMLEANPQAIDPVVRGIVGNGLGYSACDAYKAEYLRAELARQIAQRLAPFDALVVPTAPTIRTLAEMAQEPVLFNSQFGTYTNFTNLADLSALALPGPLREDGLPAGITLIAPAWHDRALAAFGLRWQRQSALPLGATGRALPPQPTPAPSAGHVRLAVVGAHLSGMPLNVQLTQRDAVRVEQTVTAPCYRLYALADTEPPKPGLARVAQGAAIRLELWDIPLARFGEFVAEIPAPLGIGTLLLADGRRVKGFICEAWALEGATDITEFGGWRDYLAGVKGA
- the uca gene encoding urea carboxylase, coding for MFTTVLIANRGEIACRAIRTLKRLGVTSVAVYSDADRNAPHVTEADRAVALGGDKAADSYLSIDKILAAAAATGAQAIYPGYGFLSESAEFADACEAAGIAFIGPTAAQMREFGLKHRARELAALAGVPMTPGTGLLESVEQAVAAAARIGYPVMLKSTAGGGGIGLTRCDDEAALREAYDSVKRLGEQFFRDAGAFIERFVDRARHVEVQIFGDGQGRVAALGERDCSLQRRNQKVVEETPAPHLPAATRQALQRAAVALGESVNYRSAGTVEFIYDAARDEFYFLEVNTRLQVEHPVTEMVTGLDLIACMLQVAAGDALDWAALQRAPQGAAIEVRLYAEDPLKNFQPSPGVLTEVHFPADVRLDGWVATGSEVSAFYDPMIAKLIVHGADRAQALEKLRVALAATRLHGIATNLDYLRQVIATPQFQRGDVWTRLLDDLHYQPHCLEVLQPGTYSSVQDYPGRLGYWDIGVPPSGPMDDFAFRLANRIVGNHPAAAGLEFTLQGPTLRFHCDATIALTGASCPADLDGEAVAYWRPIAVRAGQVLTLGRATHGCRTYLAVRNGFDVPVYLGSRSTFALGQFGGHAGRTLRVADMLAIAQPELAASTTPAPIAAPQAMDDSLIPHYGDQWHIGVLYGPHGAPDFFTAESIDAFFATDWQVHYNSNRLGVRLSGPKPEWAREDGGEAGLHPSNVHDCEYAIGAINFTGDFPVILTRDGPSLGGFVCPVTIAKAELWKVGQVKPGDRIRFHPIGFRQAQSLEQAQLGSIEALAAVKAITLPPPDLAPADTVSAAVLAALPAAEGRPAVAYRQAGDGYILMEYGDNVLDLALRLRIHLLMQSLRQEAIPGVAELAPGVRSLQIRYDSRLISQADLLQRLLARERALGDVSRLKVPTRTVWLPMAFEDSATLGAVDRYQQTVRASAPWLPNNVDFIQRINGLSRREQVRDILFDASYLILGLGDVYLGAPCAVPLDPRHRLLSSKYNPARTHTAEGTVGIGGMYMCIYGMDSPGGYQLVGRTLPIWNKFLKNPQFTAGEPWLLRFFDQVRFYPVSEQELDEQREAFREGRMQVRIEESEFDFAAYTDFLADNAGAIADFQHRQQQAFSAEVARWRSDDDEAEAQLLPPVEEDVIDGDLVSADLNGSVWKILVEPGQAVAAGQPLIVVEAMKMELAVTAPRAGIVKRISCRQGRPVGPGDALLWLEKAI